The following is a genomic window from Micromonospora cathayae.
GGTGGTCAGCAACTACGCCTCGTCGCACCCGGACGGGCTGGACTCGTCGCTGCGGGAGGGCTGCACGTTCGACGCCGACGACAACATCACCGGCGGTGACTGCCCGGCCCGGCAGGAACGGGAGCACGAGATCGGCGGCCCGCTGGCCGACTACGGCATCTCCGGCATCGACAACGACTTCCTCGCCACCGGGCTCTCCGGGGTGCTCGGCGTGCTGCTCACCTTCGCCGTCGGCGCGGGCGGCTTCTGGCTGCTCCGCCGCCGTTCCCCGCAGCGCGACGGCGACGCCCGTGACCCCCGTGACGGCGACGGCCGCGACGACGGCCAGCACCACGACGACGGCCAGCAGAGCGGGGCCGAGCAGCAGAGCGGGGACCGACACCGCGCCGATCGTGGCGGGGCGCCCGCCGCCGGCCCGGTCGGCTGAGCAGCGTACGCCGTGGGCACCGGACACGCGCACGTGCTGCACCGGCCGGGCACCTCGCCGGTGCACCGGTTGCCACCCGAGGTCAAGATCGTGGCGATGGTGGTCTTCACCGTGGCCGTGGTCGCCACCCCCCGCGAGGCGTTCTGGGCCTTCGGCGGGTACGCCCTGCTGGTGGCCGGGGTCGCCGCGCTGGCCCGGATCGGCCCGGGTTGGCTGCTCACCCGGTCGCTGATCGAACTGCCCTTCGTGCTGTTCGCGTTCGCGCTGCCGTTCCTCGCCGCCGGTGACCGGGTCGACGTGTTCGGCCTGGCCCTGTCCGTGGAGGGGATGTACGGCGCGTGGAACATCATCGCCAAGGGCACGCTCGGCGTGCTCGCCTCACTGCTGCTGGCCGCCACCACGACCGTACGGGACCTGATCGTCGGCCTGGACCGGCTGCGCTGCCCGCAGATCCTCACCCAGATCGCCACCTTCATGCTCCGCTACCTGGACGTGCTGGTCGGCGAGGCCCGGCGGATGCGGGTGGCCCGGATCTCCCGGGGCGACGACCCCCGTTTCCTGTGGCAGGTGCGTGGCTTCGCGGCCGGCGTCGGCGCGCTGTTCCTGCGCGCCTTCGAACGCGGCGAGCGGGTCTACCTGGCGATGCTCTCCCGGGGCTACACCGGCCGGATGCCGGTGGTGTGGTCCGGTGCTGGTGCGGCGACGGCCGGGCAGTGGCTGGTCGCGGCCACCGTGCCGGTGCTGGCGGCCGGGATCGCCGCCACCGCCGTCGTGCTGACATGATCGGGGACGTGCAGAGCCCTCCCTCGCTGGACGTCCGTGACGTCCGGTACGCGTACCCGGACGGTCACGTGGCCCTGCACGGGGTGGACCTGACCGTGCCGCGCGGCGACCGGGTGGCCCTGCTCGGGCCGAACGGGGCCGGCAAGACCACGCTGGTGCTGCACCTCAACGGCATTCTCGTCGCCACCGGGGGGAGCGTGACCGTCGGCGGGCTGCCGGTCAGCCAGGACCGGGCGACGCTGGCCGAGATCCGGCGGCGGGTCGGCATCGTCTTCCAGGACCCGGACGACCAGCTCTTCCTGCCCACCGTCGCGGAGGACGTGGCGTTCGGCCCGGCCAACCTGGGCCTGCGTGGGGCCGAGTTGGCGGCCCGGGTGGACGAGGCGCTCGCCGCGGTGGGCATGGCCGAGCACCGGGACCGGGCCCCGCACCACCTGTCGTTCGGTCAGCGCCGCCGGGTGGCGGTGGCGACGGTGCTCGCCATGCGGCCGGAGATCCTGGTGCTGGACGAGCCCTCCTCGAACCTGGACCCGGCGTCCCGCCGCGAGCTGGCCGGGATCCTGCGCGCCCTGCCGGTGACCCTGCTGATGGTCACCCACGATCTGCCGTACGCGCTGGAGCTGTGCGACCGGTCGGTGATCCTGGACCAGGGCCGCATCGTCGCCGACGGGGCGACCACCGACCTGCTCGCCGACTCCGATCTGCTGGCCCGGCACCGCCTCGAACTCCCGTACGGCTTCACCGTCCGCCGCTGACGCTCCCGCCGGCCCGACCGTCGGGGGCCGCGGCGGTGCCGGCCGGACCCTCGATGGGCGCGGTGGCCGGGCTTTCCGCGTGCCCGGTGGCCGGGCTCCCGGGATTCGGGGTTGCGCGGCTCGCGGTGGCACGGCTCTCGGCGTGCAGCCGGAACACCCCGGCCAGGACGGCGCCCGCCCCGACGAGCAGGATCAGCGTGACCACCAGCCGGGCCGGCGTGGCGGGCCAGGGCAGCGGCGGGACCGACCGGGCCAGCACCGCCGCGTTGGTCACCCCGGCGAACAGCGCCAGACAGGCCCCGGCCAGCGCCAGCGCGAAGTCCGCCGCCGCGCGGCGGGCCACCGCCCACGCTCCGGCGGCCACCGCCCCGAGCCCGGTGATCAGGGCCCAGAGCTGCCCGGTCAGCAGGCCGCCGAGGAGCTCGCCCGGCCCCTGCGCCCCGGCGTCGAGGGCACGGCCGACGGCGACCGCGACGGCGGCCAGCCCACCGGTGGCGAGCAGGCCGCCCAGTACGGCCAGCGCCCGGCCGCCGGCCGCCCGCCCGGCCGGGACCAGGCCGAGCCCGCTCACCGCGAGCGCGCCGAGCGCGACCGCCACCCACCACAGGTACGCGTCCGGCGGCGGCACCCAGTCGAGGGTGCCGCGCAGCTCCACGGGGGTGTCCCCGTCGCGCAGCGGCACCACCCAGCCGCGTACCCGGTGTTCCCGGTCGGGGGCGGCGGTGACCTGCGGCGGGGGCGCGGACTCCCGCCACAGGGCCCGCTGGTCGTGCCACCGGGCCACCGGCCGGTCGGCGATCCGCTGCCAGGCCGGCTCGGCGGTCGGGTCCGCCTCGGCGGGCACGGTGGTCTCCCCGGCCAGGGTCCGGTTCAGGTACGTCGCCGGGGAGCGGGTGTTCTCGTACACCCCGTCCGGGCGTACCTGGAGGTAGGGCTCACCGGAGTAGCCGAGTACGGTGACCGTCCGGTCGGTGTCGTTGCGTAGTTCGAGCCGGGCGCCGGCCTCGACGACCCGGACGCTCAGCCCGGGGCGGGCGGGGGCGAGGCCGGTAACCGCGCTGCGGTAGTCGGTGCCGTTCGGGGCGTCCGCCCCGTGCGCCGTGGCCGGGGCGGCGGTGCCCAGCAGCGCGGCGGCGGCGAGCGCCAGACCGGCGCACAGCCTCCCGACCACCCGGGCCGCCGTGCCCCGTCCCGCCGCCGTCCGGGCCAACGTGCCCCGTCCCGT
Proteins encoded in this region:
- a CDS encoding energy-coupling factor ABC transporter ATP-binding protein, translated to MIGDVQSPPSLDVRDVRYAYPDGHVALHGVDLTVPRGDRVALLGPNGAGKTTLVLHLNGILVATGGSVTVGGLPVSQDRATLAEIRRRVGIVFQDPDDQLFLPTVAEDVAFGPANLGLRGAELAARVDEALAAVGMAEHRDRAPHHLSFGQRRRVAVATVLAMRPEILVLDEPSSNLDPASRRELAGILRALPVTLLMVTHDLPYALELCDRSVILDQGRIVADGATTDLLADSDLLARHRLELPYGFTVRR
- the cbiQ gene encoding cobalt ECF transporter T component CbiQ — protein: MGTGHAHVLHRPGTSPVHRLPPEVKIVAMVVFTVAVVATPREAFWAFGGYALLVAGVAALARIGPGWLLTRSLIELPFVLFAFALPFLAAGDRVDVFGLALSVEGMYGAWNIIAKGTLGVLASLLLAATTTVRDLIVGLDRLRCPQILTQIATFMLRYLDVLVGEARRMRVARISRGDDPRFLWQVRGFAAGVGALFLRAFERGERVYLAMLSRGYTGRMPVVWSGAGAATAGQWLVAATVPVLAAGIAATAVVLT